Proteins encoded in a region of the Dorea longicatena genome:
- a CDS encoding phosphoglycerate kinase gives MLNKKSVDDINVKGKKVLVRCDFNVPLIDGKITDENRLVAALPTIKKLIADGGKVILCSHLGKPKGQPVPELSLAPVAVRLSELLGQEVKFAADPEVVGPNAKAAVAEMKDGDVILLENTRYRAEETKNEDAFSKDLASLCDVFVNDAFGTAHRAHCSNVGVTKYVDTAVVGYLMQKEIDFLGNAVNNPERPFVAILGGAKVSSKISVIENLLDKVDTLIIGGGMAYTFAKAQGGTVGKSLLEEDYCQYALDMIEKAKAKGVKLLLPVDNVVGDDFSNDANTQVVKAGEIPEGWEGLDIGPETAKIFSDAVKDAKTVVWNGPMGCFEMPKFAKGTETVAKALADTDAVTIIGGGDSAAAVNQLGYGDKMTHISTGGGASLEFLEGKELPGVAAANDK, from the coding sequence ATGCTTAATAAAAAATCTGTAGATGACATTAACGTAAAAGGGAAAAAAGTACTTGTAAGATGTGACTTCAACGTTCCGCTTATCGATGGAAAGATTACAGACGAGAATCGTCTTGTTGCAGCACTTCCTACAATCAAAAAATTAATCGCTGATGGCGGAAAGGTTATCCTTTGCTCTCATCTTGGAAAGCCAAAGGGACAGCCGGTTCCAGAATTATCTCTTGCTCCTGTAGCAGTTCGCCTTTCAGAACTCCTTGGACAGGAAGTAAAATTTGCAGCTGATCCGGAAGTTGTTGGACCAAATGCGAAAGCAGCAGTAGCTGAGATGAAAGATGGAGATGTTATCCTCCTTGAAAACACACGTTACAGAGCAGAAGAGACAAAGAATGAAGATGCATTCAGTAAAGATCTCGCTTCTCTTTGCGACGTATTTGTTAACGATGCATTCGGAACAGCACACCGCGCACACTGCTCTAACGTAGGAGTTACAAAATACGTAGATACAGCAGTTGTTGGATACCTTATGCAGAAAGAAATTGATTTCCTTGGAAATGCAGTCAACAATCCGGAAAGACCATTCGTAGCAATCCTTGGCGGAGCAAAAGTTTCAAGCAAGATTTCTGTAATTGAGAACCTTCTTGACAAAGTAGATACTCTGATCATCGGTGGAGGAATGGCATATACATTCGCAAAAGCACAGGGCGGAACAGTCGGAAAATCCCTTCTGGAAGAAGATTACTGCCAGTATGCACTTGACATGATCGAAAAAGCAAAAGCCAAAGGTGTAAAACTTCTTCTTCCTGTAGATAACGTTGTCGGAGATGATTTCTCTAATGATGCAAATACTCAGGTAGTAAAAGCTGGAGAGATCCCGGAAGGATGGGAAGGACTCGACATCGGACCAGAGACAGCTAAGATCTTCAGCGATGCAGTAAAAGATGCTAAGACAGTTGTATGGAACGGACCAATGGGATGCTTCGAGATGCCTAAATTTGCAAAAGGAACAGAAACAGTTGCAAAAGCACTTGCAGACACAGACGCTGTGACAATCATCGGCGGAGGAGATTCTGCAGCAGCAGTTAACCAGCTGGGATATGGAGATAAGATGACACACATTTCAACAGGTGGTGGAGCTTCTCTTGAATTCCTTGAAGGAAAAGAACTCCCGGGTGTAGCAGCAGCTAACGATAAATAG
- the gap gene encoding type I glyceraldehyde-3-phosphate dehydrogenase, which translates to MAVKVAINGFGRIGRLAFRQMFGAEGYEVVAINDLTSPKMLAHLLKYDSSQGKYALADTVKATDDSIIVDGKEIKIYAKANAEELPWGEIGVDVVLECTGFYTSKEKASAHIKAGARKVVISAPAGNDLPTIVYNVNHETLKPEDTVISAASCTTNCLAPMAKALNDLAPIESGIMCTIHAYTGDQMTLDGPQRKGDLRRSRAAAVNIVPNSTGAAKAIGLVIPELNGKLIGSAQRVPTPTGSTTILTAVVKGHVTVDEINAAMKAASTESFGYNTDEIVSSDIVGMRYGSLFDATQTMVLPLENGTTEVQVVSWYDNENSYTSQMVRTIKYFSELA; encoded by the coding sequence ATGGCAGTAAAAGTAGCGATTAATGGATTTGGACGTATTGGACGTCTTGCATTCAGACAGATGTTCGGAGCAGAAGGATATGAAGTTGTAGCAATCAACGACTTAACATCTCCTAAGATGCTTGCACACCTGTTAAAATATGATTCTTCACAGGGAAAATACGCTTTAGCTGATACTGTAAAAGCAACAGATGATTCTATCATCGTTGATGGAAAAGAAATCAAAATCTATGCTAAAGCTAACGCTGAAGAACTTCCTTGGGGAGAGATTGGTGTAGACGTAGTTCTGGAGTGTACAGGATTCTATACATCTAAAGAAAAAGCATCTGCTCATATCAAAGCAGGAGCAAGAAAAGTTGTTATTTCCGCACCAGCTGGAAACGACCTGCCAACTATCGTATATAACGTAAACCACGAAACACTGAAACCAGAAGATACAGTAATTTCTGCAGCTTCTTGTACAACAAACTGCCTGGCTCCAATGGCAAAAGCTCTTAACGATCTTGCACCAATCGAGTCTGGTATCATGTGCACAATTCACGCTTACACAGGAGATCAGATGACTCTTGACGGACCACAGAGAAAAGGTGACCTCAGAAGATCTCGTGCAGCTGCAGTTAACATCGTACCTAACAGCACAGGTGCTGCAAAAGCAATCGGACTTGTTATCCCAGAACTGAACGGAAAGTTAATCGGATCTGCTCAGCGTGTACCAACACCTACAGGATCTACAACAATCCTTACAGCAGTTGTAAAAGGACATGTAACAGTTGATGAAATCAACGCAGCTATGAAAGCCGCTTCTACAGAGTCCTTCGGATACAACACAGATGAAATCGTATCTAGCGATATCGTTGGAATGAGATATGGTTCATTATTCGATGCTACTCAGACAATGGTACTTCCACTGGAAAACGGAACTACAGAAGTTCAGGTTGTTTCTTGGTATGACAATGAGAACTCATACACAAGCCAGATGGTAAGAACAATCAAATACTTCTCTGAATTAGCATAA
- a CDS encoding histidinol-phosphatase HisJ family protein, with product MIQADMHMHTWFSTDSEACPRDMADEAVRKGLKTICFTDHFDKDDLEWGEEGIFDVDAYFVEMQKLQEEYAGKLNIRIGIELGFRTYLKDYYEELTKKYPFDFVIGSVHNVPYKKDAEGNILYTDPAAEKLFTDRTDKEAYRLMMETTLENVRTSDCFQTLGHLDYVVRYGKSREKEYSYTDYADIIDEILKLLIEKEKGLEVNSAGLKYGLPFAHPHPDVLKRYRELGGEIITIGADAHKPEHIAYDFAKAEEILKSCGFKYYTEFFEQKPVFKQLI from the coding sequence ATGATACAGGCGGATATGCATATGCACACATGGTTTTCAACGGATTCCGAAGCCTGTCCACGCGATATGGCGGATGAGGCAGTCAGAAAAGGGTTGAAAACCATTTGCTTTACGGATCATTTTGACAAGGATGATCTGGAATGGGGAGAAGAAGGTATCTTTGATGTGGATGCTTATTTTGTGGAAATGCAGAAACTTCAGGAAGAATATGCAGGAAAACTGAATATCAGGATTGGAATAGAACTGGGATTTAGGACATATCTGAAAGATTATTATGAAGAACTGACGAAGAAATATCCGTTTGATTTCGTGATTGGATCGGTTCACAATGTTCCGTATAAGAAAGATGCGGAAGGGAACATATTATATACTGATCCTGCGGCAGAAAAGCTTTTTACAGACCGTACCGACAAAGAGGCGTACCGTCTGATGATGGAGACAACGCTGGAAAATGTGAGAACTTCGGACTGCTTTCAGACACTTGGTCATCTGGATTATGTTGTAAGATATGGAAAATCAAGGGAAAAAGAATATTCGTATACAGATTATGCGGATATTATAGACGAGATTTTGAAACTATTGATTGAGAAGGAAAAGGGTCTGGAAGTGAATTCGGCCGGATTGAAGTATGGCCTTCCGTTCGCACATCCACATCCGGATGTATTGAAGCGTTATCGTGAGCTTGGCGGTGAGATCATTACGATTGGAGCCGATGCACATAAACCGGAGCATATTGCGTATGATTTTGCAAAGGCAGAAGAAATTTTGAAGTCCTGCGGCTTTAAATATTATACAGAATTTTTTGAACAAAAGCCTGTTTTTAAGCAACTTATATAA
- the mnmA gene encoding tRNA 2-thiouridine(34) synthase MnmA yields MEKKKVVVGMSGGVDSSVAAWLLKNQGYDVIGVTMQIWQDEEEAAMEEHGGCCGLSAVDDARRVAAALDIPYYVMNFKKEFKENVIDYFIDDYLHGRTPNPCIACNRYVKWESLLKRSLDIGAEYIATGHYARVEKLSNGRYAIRNSATAAKDQTYALYNLTQDQLSKTLMPVGEYTKDQIRAMADEIGLLVAHKPDSQDICFVSDGDYASYIEENSDAKITPGNFVLSDGTVVGKHKGIIHYTVGQRKGLGLSLGHPVFVLEIRPETNEVVVGSNEESMSRYVRADQVNFMTVEDLTEPKRVWAKIRYNHRGAWCTVEKTGEDEILCTFEEPQRAITPGQAVVLYDGEYVLGGGTIIADK; encoded by the coding sequence ATGGAAAAGAAAAAAGTTGTAGTCGGGATGTCCGGAGGGGTTGACTCCTCCGTGGCAGCCTGGCTTTTAAAAAATCAGGGATATGATGTAATAGGAGTCACGATGCAGATCTGGCAGGATGAAGAAGAAGCCGCGATGGAAGAACATGGCGGCTGTTGTGGACTCAGTGCAGTGGATGATGCCAGAAGAGTGGCAGCAGCGCTGGATATTCCGTATTATGTCATGAATTTTAAAAAAGAATTTAAAGAAAATGTCATTGATTATTTTATCGATGATTATCTGCATGGCAGAACGCCGAACCCGTGTATCGCCTGTAACCGATATGTGAAATGGGAATCATTGTTAAAGCGAAGCCTTGATATTGGTGCGGAGTATATAGCAACGGGACATTATGCCAGGGTAGAGAAGCTGTCGAATGGAAGATATGCAATTCGTAATTCTGCGACTGCGGCAAAAGATCAGACATATGCACTTTATAACCTTACACAGGATCAGCTTTCGAAGACACTGATGCCGGTTGGAGAATATACAAAAGATCAGATCCGTGCAATGGCAGATGAAATAGGCCTTCTTGTTGCACATAAGCCGGACAGTCAGGATATCTGCTTTGTGTCAGATGGAGATTATGCGTCTTATATCGAAGAAAATTCAGATGCAAAGATTACGCCGGGCAATTTCGTGCTTTCGGATGGAACGGTTGTCGGAAAACATAAAGGAATCATTCATTATACGGTGGGACAGAGAAAAGGTCTGGGACTGTCTCTCGGACATCCGGTGTTCGTATTGGAGATCCGCCCGGAAACCAATGAAGTTGTAGTGGGATCAAATGAGGAATCTATGTCCCGTTATGTGCGCGCAGATCAGGTGAATTTCATGACGGTAGAAGATCTGACAGAGCCGAAAAGAGTGTGGGCGAAGATTCGTTATAATCACAGAGGTGCATGGTGTACCGTTGAAAAGACGGGAGAAGATGAGATCCTCTGTACATTTGAAGAGCCGCAGAGAGCGATCACACCGGGACAGGCTGTCGTATTATATGACGGAGAATACGTACTTGGCGGCGGAACGATCATTGCGGATAAGTAG
- the nifU gene encoding Fe-S cluster assembly scaffold protein NifU: MYSEKVMDHFEHPRNVGEIENASGVGTVGNAKCGDIMRIYLDIDDNQIIRDVKFKTFGCGAAVATSSMATEMVKGKTIQEAMEVTNKAVMEALDGLPPVKVHCSLLAEEAIHAALWDYAEKHDIKIEGLKKPKSDIHEGEEAEEEEY; this comes from the coding sequence ATGTATTCAGAAAAAGTAATGGATCATTTTGAACATCCAAGAAATGTAGGAGAAATTGAAAATGCCAGTGGCGTTGGAACCGTAGGAAATGCAAAATGTGGAGATATCATGAGAATTTACCTTGATATCGACGACAATCAGATCATCCGTGATGTAAAATTTAAAACATTCGGATGTGGTGCCGCAGTTGCAACAAGCAGTATGGCAACAGAGATGGTAAAAGGAAAGACAATCCAGGAAGCTATGGAAGTTACGAATAAAGCAGTTATGGAAGCTCTGGATGGACTTCCGCCGGTAAAAGTGCACTGCTCACTGCTTGCAGAGGAAGCAATCCACGCAGCTTTATGGGATTATGCAGAAAAGCATGATATCAAGATTGAAGGACTCAAGAAACCGAAGTCTGATATTCACGAAGGTGAAGAGGCGGAAGAGGAAGAATATTAA
- the nifS gene encoding cysteine desulfurase NifS produces MSKLLYLDNAATTKTAPEVVEAMLPYFTEKFGNPSSVYSFAAANKEVINQQRDAIAEMIGAKSNEIYFTGGGSESDNWALKCTAEAYANKGNHIITTKIEHHAILHTAEYLEKRGFEVTYLDVDEDGKVKLDDLRAAIRPTTILISVMFANNEIGTIQPIKEIGEIAHEHGILFHTDAVQAFGQLPINVDECHIDMLSASGHKFNGPKGIGIMYIRTGVKIRSFIHGGAQERKRRAGTENVPGIVGIGTAAKRAAASMEERTAKEREVRDYLIDRVLNEIPYCRLNGHRTDRLPNNANFSFQFVEGESLLIKLDMKGICGSSGSACTSGSLDPSHVLLAIGLPHEIAHGSLRLTLNEEIEKEDIDYVVDNLKEIVAHLREMSPLYEDFIKKQKKQGEK; encoded by the coding sequence ATGAGTAAATTATTATATCTTGATAATGCAGCAACAACAAAGACAGCACCGGAAGTTGTAGAAGCAATGCTTCCGTATTTTACAGAAAAATTCGGAAATCCATCCAGTGTTTACAGCTTTGCCGCTGCAAACAAAGAAGTGATCAACCAGCAGAGAGATGCAATCGCTGAAATGATCGGTGCAAAATCAAATGAGATCTATTTTACAGGCGGTGGATCTGAATCTGATAACTGGGCTTTAAAATGTACAGCCGAAGCTTATGCGAACAAAGGTAACCATATCATTACAACAAAGATCGAGCATCATGCGATTCTTCATACAGCAGAGTATCTTGAAAAAAGAGGATTTGAGGTAACATACCTTGATGTAGATGAAGACGGAAAAGTAAAACTGGATGACTTAAGGGCAGCGATCCGTCCGACAACTATCCTGATCTCTGTTATGTTTGCAAATAACGAGATCGGTACCATCCAGCCAATCAAGGAAATCGGTGAGATCGCTCATGAACATGGCATTCTGTTCCATACCGATGCAGTACAGGCTTTCGGACAGCTTCCGATCAATGTAGACGAATGCCATATTGATATGTTAAGCGCCAGCGGACACAAGTTCAACGGACCAAAGGGAATCGGAATCATGTACATCCGTACGGGCGTAAAGATCCGTTCGTTTATCCATGGTGGAGCACAGGAGAGAAAGCGTCGTGCAGGTACAGAGAATGTTCCTGGAATCGTAGGAATCGGAACAGCAGCAAAACGTGCAGCAGCCAGCATGGAAGAAAGAACAGCAAAAGAAAGAGAAGTCAGAGACTATCTGATCGACAGAGTGCTGAATGAAATTCCATACTGTCGTCTGAACGGACACAGAACAGACCGTCTTCCAAATAATGCAAACTTCAGCTTCCAGTTCGTAGAAGGTGAGTCGCTTCTGATCAAACTTGACATGAAAGGAATCTGTGGATCAAGCGGATCTGCATGCACATCCGGATCATTAGACCCATCACACGTTCTGCTTGCCATCGGTCTGCCTCATGAGATCGCTCACGGATCATTAAGACTGACATTGAACGAAGAAATTGAAAAAGAAGATATCGATTATGTTGTAGACAATCTGAAAGAGATCGTTGCGCACTTAAGAGAAATGTCTCCTCTGTATGAAGACTTCATTAAAAAACAGAAAAAACAGGGCGAGAAATAA
- a CDS encoding RrF2 family transcriptional regulator, which translates to MKLSTKGRYGLRAMIDLARYSEKEPVSIGSVAARQEISERYLEQLVALLKKAGLVKSIRGASGGYVLAKKPSEISVGDILRALEGSLEPVKCAAFDTTTGEGCMASDGCVTKYVWQKINDSINDTVNQIMLDELIQESKSINPDGECENPKCSQ; encoded by the coding sequence ATGAAACTTTCCACGAAGGGTAGATATGGACTGCGTGCCATGATAGATCTGGCCAGATATAGTGAGAAAGAACCGGTGTCGATCGGCAGCGTGGCCGCAAGACAGGAAATTTCAGAACGCTATCTGGAACAGCTTGTTGCACTTCTGAAAAAGGCAGGGCTGGTGAAAAGTATTCGTGGAGCCTCTGGCGGATATGTACTGGCGAAAAAACCGTCGGAAATCTCTGTCGGAGATATCTTAAGAGCACTGGAGGGAAGTCTGGAGCCGGTCAAATGTGCGGCATTTGATACTACAACAGGAGAAGGCTGCATGGCATCGGACGGATGCGTGACAAAGTATGTATGGCAGAAGATTAATGACAGTATTAATGATACGGTGAATCAGATCATGCTGGATGAGCTGATACAGGAGAGTAAAAGCATTAATCCGGACGGAGAATGTGAAAATCCAAAGTGCAGCCAGTAA
- a CDS encoding oligosaccharide flippase family protein has protein sequence MGFFYRIFLGHTFGEENVGLYQLVFPVYALGISFSCAGTELALSRCVAQENAAGHPEKAKELLKTGLIFTFVLSCILTIFLQHNAHMTAISFLHDSRCEELLILLSYTFPFASIHSCICGYSLGLKQTKIPAVSQLFEQTFRILFVFLFCYYRTSHQLDLSISFAVVGLAMGEIFASCYCLYSIHHTASKQVQNLLSASTFCIHLSRLFRHAFPLTASRVLLNILQSIEAVSIPVFLQYSGMSSSLSLQVYGVLTGMALPCILFPSAITNAVSSMLLPTVAEIQEMKEKRRLQAIISKIACSCIFLGCFCCIFLLISGKWIGIFLFKSPLAGSFILTLSWICPFLYTNTVLLGMINGLGKTTFSFIINFLSLCIRIAGVCLFIPIWGINGYLTGLLISQIFLFLCCILRLVIYIKNFS, from the coding sequence ATGGGATTTTTCTATCGCATTTTTTTGGGTCATACCTTTGGCGAAGAAAATGTAGGCCTTTATCAACTTGTATTTCCTGTATATGCCCTTGGCATCTCTTTTTCCTGTGCCGGAACCGAACTTGCTCTTTCCCGCTGCGTTGCACAGGAAAATGCTGCAGGCCATCCGGAAAAAGCAAAAGAATTATTAAAAACCGGCCTGATATTTACATTTGTTCTTTCCTGTATTCTGACCATTTTTTTACAGCACAATGCACATATGACCGCCATCTCTTTTCTCCATGATTCCAGATGCGAAGAACTGCTGATTTTATTGTCCTATACGTTTCCTTTTGCTTCAATCCACAGCTGCATCTGCGGCTATTCGCTTGGCTTAAAGCAGACAAAAATTCCTGCTGTTTCCCAACTTTTTGAACAGACATTCCGTATTTTATTCGTGTTTCTTTTCTGTTATTACCGCACCAGCCATCAGCTGGATCTTTCCATCTCTTTTGCCGTTGTTGGTCTTGCTATGGGGGAGATCTTTGCATCTTGCTATTGCCTGTACTCTATACACCACACAGCTTCGAAACAAGTGCAGAATTTGCTTTCTGCAAGTACTTTCTGCATCCATCTTTCCAGGCTTTTCAGACACGCCTTTCCTCTTACTGCCAGCCGGGTATTATTGAACATTCTGCAAAGTATAGAAGCCGTATCCATCCCCGTTTTTCTTCAGTATTCCGGAATGTCTTCTTCTCTGTCTTTGCAGGTATATGGAGTTCTGACCGGTATGGCACTTCCTTGTATTCTGTTTCCTTCTGCTATTACCAACGCTGTATCCTCCATGCTTCTTCCTACAGTGGCCGAAATTCAGGAAATGAAAGAGAAGCGCAGACTTCAGGCTATCATTTCAAAAATCGCTTGTTCCTGCATATTTCTTGGATGTTTCTGTTGTATTTTCCTGCTAATATCCGGGAAATGGATTGGAATCTTTCTGTTCAAAAGTCCGCTTGCGGGTAGTTTTATTCTCACGCTTTCCTGGATTTGTCCGTTTTTATACACTAACACGGTTCTTCTTGGCATGATCAATGGTTTGGGAAAAACTACTTTTTCTTTTATTATCAACTTTTTAAGTCTTTGCATACGGATTGCAGGTGTATGTCTTTTTATACCTATATGGGGCATAAACGGATATCTTACAGGTCTGCTGATCAGCCAGATCTTTTTGTTTTTATGCTGTATACTTCGTCTCGTAATCTACATAAAGAATTTTTCATAA